One Mesorhizobium loti genomic window carries:
- a CDS encoding ABC transporter ATP-binding protein: MLHKSFQNSAGAALLPAHGVGASATKPAISIAGLRVAFGDVPVLHGVDLAVNKGEALGIVGESGCGKSVTWRAVLGLLPKSAEIGGEARIGDLDLVGARQSVLDRVRGGRIAMIFQDPASALNPVHRIGAQITEALRLHRGLSGAAARAQACRLLDQVGIAAAASRLNAYPHELSGGQNQRVMIAIALAGRPELLIADEPTTALDATVQAQILLLLKDIQRDTGMALVMISHDLAAVAAVCDRACVMYAGQIVETAPKHTLLTAPQHPYTRDLIGAIPPSHGPRMRLTAIAGAPPQRNLPPGCAYAPRCRHAITACGTSRPEPRQVAARHSVSCLRLDAGTYQ, encoded by the coding sequence ATGCTGCATAAGTCTTTCCAGAACAGCGCGGGCGCCGCGCTGTTGCCGGCTCATGGCGTCGGGGCTTCCGCCACCAAACCTGCCATCAGCATTGCTGGCTTGAGGGTGGCGTTCGGCGATGTGCCTGTGCTGCACGGTGTCGATCTCGCTGTGAACAAAGGCGAGGCCTTGGGTATCGTTGGCGAATCCGGCTGCGGCAAGTCCGTGACCTGGCGGGCGGTTCTTGGCCTGCTGCCGAAATCCGCCGAGATCGGGGGCGAGGCCAGGATTGGTGATCTCGATCTTGTGGGCGCACGACAATCCGTTTTGGATCGGGTGCGCGGCGGACGCATCGCCATGATCTTCCAGGATCCGGCCAGCGCGCTGAACCCGGTGCATCGCATCGGCGCGCAGATCACCGAAGCGCTTCGCCTGCACCGTGGCCTCAGCGGTGCCGCCGCCCGTGCCCAGGCCTGCCGCCTGCTCGACCAGGTCGGGATAGCCGCTGCGGCAAGCAGGCTCAACGCGTACCCCCACGAACTGTCGGGCGGCCAGAACCAGCGGGTGATGATTGCCATCGCGCTCGCCGGCCGGCCCGAACTGCTGATCGCCGATGAGCCAACGACCGCGCTCGACGCTACCGTGCAGGCGCAGATCCTGCTGCTGCTCAAAGATATTCAACGCGACACAGGCATGGCGCTGGTCATGATCAGCCATGATCTCGCCGCGGTGGCGGCCGTCTGTGACCGGGCATGCGTCATGTATGCGGGCCAGATCGTCGAAACGGCACCGAAACACACGCTTCTGACCGCGCCGCAGCACCCCTATACACGCGACCTGATCGGTGCCATTCCGCCCTCGCACGGTCCGCGCATGCGGTTGACCGCCATTGCCGGCGCGCCGCCACAACGCAATCTGCCGCCGGGATGCGCCTATGCGCCACGCTGCCGGCACGCGATCACGGCATGTGGGACGAGCCGACCGGAACCGCGGCAGGTCGCCGCGCGGCATTCGGTGAGTTGCCTTCGTTTGGACGCCGGCACGTATCAATGA
- a CDS encoding oligopeptide ABC transporter ATP-binding protein produces the protein MTLLRLNNITRRFPLGSPFYGPRKYLVAVDGVSLDVEMGRTTGIVGESGCGKSTTGRIALGLEPSDRGGVLFQGLPLPRIDSKKWRAQRRQMQLVFQDTLAALDRRMTVSALIAEPLAIHGIGDPASRKQRVAELLHSVGLGEDHGVLYPHQLSGGQRQRVVLARALAPKPSLLVCDEPVSALDVSVQAQIVNLLMDVQQELGLGLLFISHDLRVVRHVSDRIVVMYLGRVVEQGRADAIIDQPAHPYTQALVSAMPRLPGGFDHYVALPGEPPSPTDRPSGCPFHPRCPLARDVCRQSLPELLPLGSERQVACHLVRH, from the coding sequence ATGACCCTGCTGCGTCTCAACAACATCACCCGTCGCTTTCCCCTCGGCTCGCCATTCTACGGACCGCGGAAATATCTTGTTGCAGTCGATGGCGTGTCGCTGGATGTCGAGATGGGCCGGACGACCGGCATTGTCGGCGAATCCGGATGCGGCAAGTCCACCACCGGCCGTATTGCGCTCGGTCTGGAGCCGTCGGACAGGGGAGGTGTGCTGTTTCAGGGTTTGCCGCTGCCGCGCATCGACAGCAAAAAGTGGCGCGCGCAGCGGCGCCAGATGCAGCTGGTCTTTCAGGACACCTTGGCAGCGCTTGACCGCCGAATGACTGTCAGCGCTCTCATCGCCGAGCCGCTGGCGATTCACGGGATTGGCGATCCGGCAAGCCGCAAGCAACGTGTGGCCGAGCTTCTCCACAGCGTCGGCCTCGGCGAAGACCATGGCGTGCTCTATCCGCATCAGCTTTCCGGCGGCCAGCGCCAACGCGTCGTGCTTGCCCGGGCGCTCGCGCCAAAACCCTCGCTTCTGGTTTGCGATGAGCCGGTCTCGGCGCTCGACGTGTCAGTCCAGGCGCAAATCGTCAATCTGCTCATGGATGTTCAGCAGGAGCTCGGGCTCGGCCTCTTGTTCATCAGCCATGACTTGCGAGTCGTTCGCCATGTCAGCGACCGGATCGTCGTCATGTATCTTGGCCGCGTCGTCGAGCAGGGGCGCGCCGACGCCATTATCGATCAACCCGCCCATCCCTATACGCAGGCGCTCGTCTCGGCCATGCCGAGGCTTCCGGGCGGATTCGATCATTATGTGGCGTTGCCAGGCGAACCGCCGAGCCCTACCGATCGGCCGAGCGGATGCCCGTTTCATCCACGCTGTCCACTTGCGCGCGATGTCTGCCGCCAGAGCCTGCCCGAACTCCTGCCGCTAGGATCGGAACGGCAGGTCGCCTGCCATTTGGTGAGGCATTGA